A window of Fusarium musae strain F31 chromosome 1, whole genome shotgun sequence genomic DNA:
GGGAGAGGAAGCTAGGAAAACTTCCGGGAAATCCCAACCCTTGAAGAGATCAGCGCTCATCCCTGCCCATCACCCTGCCATTCGTATTATTCCCTGCTTGGTGAAGACAATTCCTGAGTCTTTGCTCCTGGCGAGGACcaacatcatatcatggcTGGTTTGCATTACGAATTCTTTTCTTGTCTCcctgttgaggttgagtttTCGTTCTTTGTCAAATCGGGATTTTTGGTGGACGATCAGACGGATCCTTCGTCTCGGTACAAGCGATGTAACGTGGAATGGCCTCATTTTAACGGTATGCTTGCGATTGTTAGTCCCCGTCTTGAGAGCTGGAGAGCATACATGATTACCGTTTCTATCCGACTCGAGAAAGGTTCCTCGAGTGTGGATGGAGAACCATGCTATGGCTTATTATCTGGAaatttaaatctttatttttagaaTGATGCCAAACTCTTACATTAACTGTAGCCTTTTACAGAGTAACAATGCCCCCAAACCGACCCTTTTTCTATAGTTCATGCAACATCGGCCAACTGGCAACACTCATGCGCTATACGCCCCAGGGCTTTTGAGACGCCGGAAACGCAGCATGGCCTTCCGAGTCGCTTGTCGAGCGATTATCCTGCGTGATCTTGATCTGTGTTGTCCGAGTAATACCCTGTCCATTATTGGCATTATCCCGCAGATACTCCGTCGACTCAGATCCCTTCAGCGTTCCAAGTGgcacaccatcctcatccagcTTGTAGTAAGACTTGGGACCCGTAGATGAAAGCTGTGAACCCTTTGTCCCACTTTTGCCATATCGGTCTGCAGTATTGGGGTTCGTAGGGGCGGTGCTCATGCCGAATGCACGCTTGATGTTGCGGATAACGCCGGTTTCTTTGAGAATCTTGGGGATACACGGCACgcagacgatgaagaagccacAGGTCATTTCGGCGGTGGCCCAGAAAACGAGAGGGGCGAGGGCGTATAGAGCGTCGGCGGCTTTGCCGTACTTGACTGTGACAGCTAATCGGAAGGCGGCAGATACACAGGCTCTGCAGCTTGTTAGTTGTTGTATAGTGAGCTCAAATGTGCACTTACAGTAGACCCAACCCGAAGATAACAGACACACCCAACCTCTTTTTCCaagacatcttcaacttccagaTAACCTGCTGGGGTAGCAAAAAGATGGCAATATCGCAGCACAGGTGGATCGTAGCAGACGCGACCTGAAGCTTATGCAAGTCCCAGCATTTGGCGTCTGGGATTCGAAAGTCCCAGATGGCCTCGTGAGGGGTGCACTGCATGTTCAGAGCAACGACGATAGCGGTGTTGGACGTGGCCTGGACAAAGCCAATGGCCATGCAACCCCACCAGAAGATGCTCTTTGTTCGTGTGCCTTTCGGCACGAAGAGGCGACACCATTCAACGAGGATGGCGATTTTGAGAAATGGAAGGACGAAGGAGTAGCAGACTCCAAAGATGAGAACCCACTGATATATGTTAGCCTTTGCGATAGTGAAGTTTGGGCAAGGGATACTCACGTAGTTCGTGGGAATTACATCCTTGAGACGGACATTCCATTGATGCACGAAATATCCAGGCGTGTCCACCATCTTGAACGTCGCATAGGCAGCACCCCAGTAGTTGCCCTTATTTTGTTAGAGATCATCTAAAGCACAGTCAAAGGGTCAAACATACATATGCCAAGGTCGTGAGAACTTCAAATTTGTTAGCGATTACGATGACTCGGGAAGGATCAGAAGCACTACTCACTCTCTTCAGTCTGAAACTTCTTCAGCAGATAAACACGCCCATAGGCTCTGAGAAGGAAGCATATCGTGGTAATAATCGCACAGATAATCAGAACAGTGTATGCCAGACCATTCTGATTAGGGGGGTCGTTCAGATTCGACACCTCGCCCTTTGGAGGCGCAAGGGCCGGTCCATCTAGATCAATggtagccatgatggaaGCACAGGACAATAACAAGGTCTTTTGATCTTCAGGCACAGGAGTTTAGGAGCGAGCTGACTTTTAACGATCCTACGGAAAGACTTTGATTACCCATGTTAAGGAGAGTTTGGTACCAAACATGGCGAGCCTCAACCCTGGTATTTCGAGTCCGGGAGTCGAAACAGTAATTACTTTCGGGGATACTATAGCAGGTAACTACCTATTTACAAGGCCATTTCGTACTGAGAGATCTTGTTGGTGCAGGCCGTAATTGAGTTCTTGGATTGAAACATCCGTTTGCGTTAATCTTCTCCTGGCGATCATATCCAAGACTAGCTACCAGTTCCCGAAATCCTGGCTCACTGGGAAATGGTGACATTGGCTGCAGTGGATTAGACGTCCACAGGGGCTAGTGACGGCAGCTTGTGATAATTTTCTCACAAGTTTCCTCGGGACGTTGGTGCCGCGTGAGGAAAGCCTGGTTGTTACCCTGTCtaggctgaggaggaactCCATATGGTGGAACCTCGGCTACAAGCTCATGCCACTTCTTGGTCAAACGAGCAATTAAGTTTATGATCTGTTCCTGGCTAGACTTGGCCCGAACTTTAGGAGATTTAACTGCTTGTGTCCCTCGCGTCAGTTATGAGAAGCCAAACGAAAGCTGCGAGTGGCTAGCAGCCCTATAGTATTCAGAATGACCTGTGTGAGTgcaaaaagaagaactgTCATACGGAGTACTGGGACTCAAATGGGAACACGGTATCCGACCGAAGGATTCAGATTCCCCACACACCAAGAGAAAAGAGCCCAAACAGGGGTGAACCAACAACATGTGATCAGTCACTGCAATTTGCATCCTTCAGCAAATGTTCGAAGCGGTTCCAGTAGAGTAGATCATTGACAAATCTAAACGCATGCATATACGCTGATTACCGGGCTACCGGAAATGTTACACCCGTCTGCAGGTTTACGGGAGCTAATAAGAAGTCCG
This region includes:
- a CDS encoding hypothetical protein (EggNog:ENOG41), which codes for MATIDLDGPALAPPKGEVSNLNDPPNQNGLAYTVLIICAIITTICFLLRAYGRVYLLKKFQTEEILTTLAYGNYWGAAYATFKMVDTPGYFVHQWNVRLKDVIPTNYWVLIFGVCYSFVLPFLKIAILVEWCRLFVPKGTRTKSIFWWGCMAIGFVQATSNTAIVVALNMQCTPHEAIWDFRIPDAKCWDLHKLQVASATIHLCCDIAIFLLPQQVIWKLKMSWKKRLGVSVIFGLGLLACVSAAFRLAVTVKYGKAADALYALAPLVFWATAEMTCGFFIVCVPCIPKILKETGVIRNIKRAFGMSTAPTNPNTADRYGKSGTKGSQLSSTGPKSYYKLDEDGVPLGTLKGSESTEYLRDNANNGQGITRTTQIKITQDNRSTSDSEGHAAFPASQKPWGV